The following are from one region of the Anolis carolinensis isolate JA03-04 unplaced genomic scaffold, rAnoCar3.1.pri scaffold_15, whole genome shotgun sequence genome:
- the acot7 gene encoding cytosolic acyl coenzyme A thioester hydrolase: protein YFDHVSLSFIHSFLLSFSAEPYTVGYSQSSLIHLVGPSDCTMHGFVHGGVTMKLMDEVAGIVAARHCKTNIVTASVDAINFHEKIKKGSVVTVSGRMTFTSNKSMEIEVFVDVDPFVTDTQERYRAVSAFFTYVSLSPEGRPLPVPQLVVETEEERRRFEEGKGRYLQSKAKRQAKMQPLTQQ from the exons tattttgacCACGTttctctttcattcattcattcattccttctttctttctcggCAGAGCCCTACACGGTGGGCTACAGCCAGTCCAGCCTCATCCACCTGGTCGGACCCTCGGACTGCACCATGCATGGATTCGTCCACGGAG gGGTGACTATGAAGCTGATGGACGAAGTGGCCGGGATTGTGGCCGCCCGCCATTGCAAGACCAACATCGTGACGGCCTCCGTGGACGCCATCAACTTCCACGAGAAGATCAAGAAGG GCAGCGTGGTGACGGTGTCGGGGCGCATGACCTTCACCAGCAACAAGTCCATGGAGATCGAGGTGTTTGTGGACGTGGACCCCTTTGTGACCGACACCCAGGAGCGGTACCGGGCCGTCAGCGCCTTCTTCACCTACGTCTCCCTCAGCCCCGAAGGAAGGCCCCTGCCCGTCCCACAGCTGGTG GTGGAGACGGAGGAGGAGCGCCGGCGCTTTGAGGAGGGCAAGGGCCGCTACCTGCAGTCCAAAGCCAAGCGCCAGGCCAAGATGCAGCCCCTCACCCAGCAATGA